A genomic region of Anopheles coustani chromosome 3, idAnoCousDA_361_x.2, whole genome shotgun sequence contains the following coding sequences:
- the LOC131261263 gene encoding pre-mRNA-splicing factor 18 gives MNEILKALKEEQNRKRKFLEEKNLVDGTKKYFKRGELLALEEKEYLEKSGYNNTNGVASSGAAAKDGESSTGDDPKYDIRKLPRSEVIRKLRERGEPILLFGETEKESCYRLHQLEISAPEINRGFRNDFQEAMEQVDEAYLNEILSSNGQEPALGKPKKSNEDYAIDDSVTYESIQEMAVRLGRSGKDHDCHVIMTLIQFLLKMWNDQLSSATAAERMATKGKIARATFEQTRLYLKPLLRKLKNKTIPEDILDSLTDITKSLLKRDYIHASDAYLTMAIGNAPWPIGVTMVGIHARTGREKIFSKNVAHVMNDETQRKYIQGLKRLMTRMQEYFPTDPSRCVEYVSKKDMQD, from the exons ATGAACGAAATCTTGAAAGCCTTAAAAGAAGAACAGAatagaaagagaaaatttCTGGAGGAAAAGAACCTAGTG GATGGCACGAAGAAATACTTCAAGCGGGGAGAGCTTCTCGCACTGGAAGAAAAGGAATATCTCGAAAAAAGTGGCTATAACAATACTAACGGTGTAGCCAGCAGCGGGGCGGCTGCTAAAGATGGTGAAAGTTCGACAGGCGATGATCCCAAGTATGATATACGAAAACTACCCCGCTCGGAAGTGATTAGAAAGCTTCGGGAACGCGGCGAACCGATTCTACTGTTTGGCGAGACGGAAAAGGAATCATGCTACCGCCTGCATCAGCTGGAAATATCTGCGCCGGAGATCAACCGTGGCTTCCGAAACGACTTCCAGGAAGCGATGGAACAGGTGGACGAAGCGTACCTCAACGAGATTCTTAGCTCGAACGGACAGGAACCTGCATTAGGAAAGCCCAAAAAATCCAACGAGGATTACGCCATCGACGACAGTGTGACATACGAATCGATACAGGAAATGGCGGTGCGGTTGGGACGCAGCGGGAAAGATCACGACTGCCATGTGATAATGACGCTCATACAGTTCCTGCTGAAGATGTGGAACGATCAACTTAGTTCTGCGACGGCGGCGGAAAGGATGGCCACCAAGGGGAAAATAGCACGGGCCACTTTCGAGCAGACGCGTCTGTACCTCAAACCGCTACTCCGCAAGCTCAAGAACAAGACCATTCCCGAGGATATTTTGGATAGCTTGACGGATATAACGAAAAGTTTGCTTAAACGAGACTACATACATGCGAGCGATGCGTACCTTACGATGGCAATCGGCAATGCGCCATGGCCGATCGGTGTCACCATGGTGGGTATCCATGCCCGTACGGGTCGTGAAaagattttttccaaaaatgtgGCCCACGTCATGAACGATGAAACGCAGCGAAAATACATTCAGGGATTGAAACGATTGATGACAAGAATGCAGGAATATTTCCCTACCGATCCTTCGAGATGTGTCGAGTATGTGAGCAAAAAGGATATGCAAGATTGA